A DNA window from Arachis duranensis cultivar V14167 chromosome 3, aradu.V14167.gnm2.J7QH, whole genome shotgun sequence contains the following coding sequences:
- the LOC107481985 gene encoding serine/threonine protein phosphatase 2A 59 kDa regulatory subunit B' eta isoform codes for MFKQILNKLPRKSSKGSEHGGSGNHVHSKQGNSSPALHGNSDLDAGHHQNHGNVASSGLNGDLMCLYDEPLPTFRDVHSSEKQALFVKKLRLCTVVFDFTDPSKNLNEKEIKRQTLVELVDYVTSAHGKFTEVVTLEVVKMVSANIFRTLSPEPRDSKFVEGLEAEDDEPSMDAAWPHLQVVYELFLRFVASPELDAKLAKRYINQSLILKLLELFDSEDPREREYLKMTLHRIYGKFMVHRPFIRKAINNVFFSLIFETEKHNGIAELLEILGSIINGFALPLKEEHKLFLVRALIPLHKPKCLAMYHQQLSYCITQFVEKDCKLADAIIRGLLKYWPITSSSKEVMFLGELEEILEVTQPPEFQRCMVPLFRRIARCLNSPHFQVAERALFLWNNDHIQSLIKQNRKVILPIIFPALEKNTRNHWNQVVHSLTLNVRKIFYDLDPDLFKDCVLEYDKYEAKQDEATARRVATWKQLEELAVKKAASSEAVLVQ; via the exons atgttCAAACAGATACTCAATAAGCTTCCTCGTAAGTCATCCAAAGGTTCTGAACATGGTGGAAGTGGAAACCATGTTCATTCAAAACAGGGGAATTCTTCTCCTGCATTGCATGGAAATTCTGATTTAGATGCAGGGCATCATCAGAATCATGGTAATGTTGCATCATCGGGTTTGAATGGGGATTTGATGTGTCTTTATGACGAACCATTGCCTACATTCAGGGATGTTCACAGTTCTGAGAAGCAGGCTTTGTTTGTGAAGAAGCTAAGGTTGTGCACTGTTGTTTTTGACTTCACTGACCCTTCAAAGAACCTCAATGAGAAGGAGATTAAGCGGCAGACATTGGTGGAATTGGTGGATTATGTGACCTCTGCGCATGGCAAGTTTACCGAAGTGGTGACATTGGAGGTTGTGAAAATGGTGTCTGCTAATATATTCAGAACATTGAGTCCTGAGCCGCGTGATAGCAAATTCGTTGAAGGCCTTGAGGCGGAGGACGATGAGCCTTCGATGGATGCTGCATGGCCTCACTTGCAAGTTGTGTATGAACTTTTTCTGAGGTTTGTTGCATCACCTGAGCTGGATGCAAAGTTGGCTAAGAGGTACATTAATCAGTCCCTCATTTTAAAGCTGTTGGAGTTGTTTGACTCCGAAGATCCCAGAGAAAGGGAGTACTTAAAGATGACTTTGCATCGCATCTATGGGAAGTTCATGGTTCATCGCCCTTTCATTAGGAAAGCCATCAATAATGTCTTCTTCAGTTTGATTTTTGAGACGGAGAAACATAATGGGATTGCTGAGCTCCTTGAAATACTGGGCAGCATCATTAATGGTTTCGCTTTGCCATTGAAAGAAGAGCATAAACTGTTCCTTGTTCGTGCATTGATTCCGTTGCACAAACCAAAATGCTTAGCAATGTATCATCAGCAATTATCTTACTGCATTACTCAATTTGTAGAGAAAGATTGCAAACTCGCAGATGCCATCATTAGGGGATTGTTGAAGTACTGGCCAATAACCAGTAGTTCAAAGGAAGTTATGTTCCTCGGAGAGTTGGAAGAAATCTTGGAAGTAACTCAACCTCCAGAATTCCAGCGCTGTATGGTGCCATTGTTTCGGCGTATTGCCCGTTGTTTGAACAGCCCACACTTTCAG GTGGCTGAACGAGCTTTGTTCTTGTGGAATAATGATCACATTCAGAGCTTAATCAAACAAAATCGTAAAGTAATTCTTCCCATTATCTTCCCTGCATTGGAGAAAAATACTAGAAATCACTGGAACCAGGTTGTCCATAGTTTGACCTTAAACGTGCGGAAGATCTTTTATGATCTTGATCCTGATCTATTCAAGGACTGTGTGCTAGAATATGACAAATATGAAGCAAAGCAAGATGAAGCCACTGCAAGACGTGTAGCCACTTGGAAACAATTAGAGGAACTTGCTGTAAAGAAGGCTGCAAGTAGTGAAGCCGTGCTTGTTCAATAA